A portion of the Corticium candelabrum chromosome 5, ooCorCand1.1, whole genome shotgun sequence genome contains these proteins:
- the LOC134179992 gene encoding ergosterol biosynthetic protein 28 homolog, whose protein sequence is MLVGALRVWLAVVGSTALFSAVQSYVSGAAIIEKIYTNAISTSDGGALLTARVFGSWTSLAATVRLLAAADIKNRSIYVAAVVSFVVAFVHFILETVVYGTAAATAGLVIPVVVSGISILWMAIMFPIIFAQDEQKKSS, encoded by the exons ATGCTAGTGGGTGCTTTGAGAGTTTGGTTAGCTGTGGTAGGATCTACCGCGCTGTTTTCTGCTGTGCAGTCGTATGTGAGCGGCGCAGCAATAATAGAGAAGATTTACACCAACGCCATTTCTACGTCTG ACGGGGGTGCTTTACTGACGGCGAGAGTGTTTGGGTCGTGGACCAGCTTAGCTGCAACTGTTCGTCTACTTGCAGCTGCAGACATCAAGAATAGATC GATTTACGTCGCCGCTGTGGTGTCGTTTGTTGTCGCATTTGTTCACTTCATCTTGGAAACTGTAGTCTATGGGACGGCTGCTGCAACAGCAGGGCTTGTGATTCCTGTTGTAGTTTCAG GGATTTCCATTCTGTGGATGGCCATCATGTTTCCAATTATTTTTGCTCAAGATGAACAAAAGAAAAGCTCCTGA
- the LOC134179991 gene encoding uridine-cytidine kinase 2-like: MPPKLCGHAKGQTAKVKKPLLIGVTGGTGSGKSTVCEEIVRLLGEKSVDIRKVCILHEESFYKELNEEEQQLAEEGLYNFDHPDAFDEKLMLSTLEAIVDGKAVQVPVYDVKTNSRTDKVQAIEAAEVVLLEGILVLYSPDVRNLLQMKLFVDLDSDSRLARRVMRDVQERGRSLEQVLDRYSSLVKPAFEDFTLPTKKYADIIIPRGSDNKVAIDVIVEHLREIISTGEIFNIRRRRLSKSPGPDTGRLPERTRKLSESGLRPH; the protein is encoded by the exons ATGCCTCCCAAACTTTGTGGACATGCGAAGGGACAAACAGCCAAGGTGAAAAAACCGCTTCTGATAGGCGTTACTGGAGGCACGGGTTCAGGAAAG TCTACTGTTTGCGAAGAGATTGTCAGGCTGTTAGGAGAGAAGAGTGTTGACATCAGGAAAGTCTGTATCCTCCACGAAGAATCCTTCTACAAGGAGCTAAACGAAGAAGAACAACAACTAGCAGAAGAGGGACTCTACAATTTTGACCATCCGG ATGCATTTGATGAAAAATTGATGCTATCAACTCTTGAAGCAATTGTGGATGGTAAAGCAGTGCAAGTCCCTGTATATGATGTTAAAACAAATTCTCG GACAGATAAAGTGCAGGCTATCGAAGCAGCTGAAGTCGTGCTGCTAGAAGGCATCTTGGTGCTGTATTCACCCGATGTTCGAAACCTGTTGCAAATGAAGTTATTTGTGGATTTGGATAGTGATTCCAGACTTGCTAGACGAG TTATGCGAGATGTCCAAGAAAGAGGTCGAAGTTTAGAACAAGTGTTGGATCGATACAGTTCATTGGTAAAACCAGCATTTGAAGATTTCACGCTTCCC ACTAAGAAGTATGCTGATATTATAATTCCAAGAGGAAGTGATAACAAAG TTGCTATCGATGTCATTGTTGAACACCTTAGAGAAATCATCAGCACTGGCGAGATATTCAACATTCGAAGAAGACGACTATCGAAGTCGCCCGGTCCTGACACTGGCAGACTTCCTGAAAGAACAAGAAAGTTGTCAGAATCAGGCTTAAGACCCCACTAA